Sequence from the Pedobacter sp. D749 genome:
ACTATTTGATAAACGGGCAATATCAACCATGGAAGTAAGTTGCCACAAGCGGATATTTTTCAGGTAAAGCAAATCAAATGGCTTTTCTGGAGCTATGTCCTGACCAATGTAAATATCGTACTCTACGCCATCTGTTCTAAATTTTGCAAAATAGCAAGGATAAGAAGCTTGCAGTTTTGATTGCGATTTTTCCAGGTATTGACTTACTTCGGTATTGATCAGCTGCATAGAAACTTCCAGCTGCCTGCGGTTTTCGAATGCGGCTCCGGTTTCCGGCACTACTACTTCGAAATATTTATCGATTACGGCTGCTGTTTCAGGATGGTTTCCTTTAATAATAGATAAAAAAGGATAGACCTCAACTTCCAAAAATTCGTTCAGCTGGCTTTCTTCGTTTGATGAAGCAAAATCGCCAATTCTTTTAATCCAGTCTTTACAATTAAAAATCAGCTTATCAATCAGCGCTAAAGAAACATGTTTGCAGATCTGTTTTAAAGTATCAATTAAAGTATTTAACTGTACTCCCATATCATCTTTCAGCGCTCTGTTGCGCTCGATGGTGGAATTGCGGATATCAATAGCACCAAACAGCGGGTATAAATGTTTAAAGGTAACGGTCTCAATTTCTTTTAACTTATGATAACCATTATTCTGCTGAAGGAAATGCCAAACGGCCTCATTAAATTTCCACTGAACGGAAGGTTGCAAGGCCGTAAATTTATCCATTAAAATTTCGTCCATTTTGGCATTAAACTCTTCAATGCTGTATTGGAAAAGCTGACCGATTAAAGGCATGGCCGGACGTAACCTAGATAACAATTTATCATCAACAGCTACTTTATCGTTAGAATACACTTCCAGTACGCCTGCCAACTCTTTATTATAGTAAATAGGCAGCACTGAATAAGAACAAACACCAGCAGCTTTTAAAACCTTTAAAAAAGGATCTTTCTCTATCTGATCATCATTAATGGCGCCCACGAAAATAGCCCTTGGGTTTTCCTTGTATTTATCAACCAGCGAATAAAAAACTTCTTCTTCTAAATTGGAAGCTTTTGCCGAATTGATTAGCTTGCTTTGCGAAAACTCCTGGTTATCGAATACGAGCTTATTGTTAACCGTTAAAAAAGGCATTAAGCCAAATTCAAGCTTGCTGTTACCACTAAGCGTTTTTAATGCATGTATTACATGGGTATAAGCTTCGGTTTGGTAGTTATGATCAGCCAACGCACTGCGAATACCTTCAATGGAGTGTTGTAAAGTAACATCGGTAATGGAAATGATGCTAAAACCTTCAAAATGGAAATTTTTCAAAGGCAGATTTTCTACCAGGAATTCTAATTCTGTTTCTTCCTGAAAATGTTTACCCAGCGCTTCAAAATTCAGCTCAGGCAAATCACCCTTATGCATAATTTCTACAAATTTGGTATCCGTTTGGATATTGTAGTATTGCGTAAGCTTAGTTTCGGGATTAATATGGGCATAAATGATCTCGTTTTTCAGTACCGGGGTAAAATTATAAAAACGGCCTAAAATTACGTTATAGATAAACTTAAGCTGTTTTTTCTCAACCGGCTCGTTATCTTTCGTTACCTTATTTTTAGGATCGTGATCCTTAAAAAATTTATAAAATGCGTTGGTGCTAAAAAAAATCTGATCCGGAATCGGGGTACTTAAAGCCCAAAACAAATCGTCTTCGTTATCCATTAAAGGTGTTAGAATGGTAAAAATCAATTCTAAAGTATCTTTATATTTGGATAATTCTTCTGCACTGATGTTGCCAAGAAGCACATCGTCTTTTTCAATTTTTTGAAGTAAAAACCTGTAAAATTCAGATTTTACCGATTTTTCTGTTTTCAACCTTCCCTTTAGGTATTCCACAAGGGGGCGGAAAGACAGAGATGATTCTACCTGGCAATGTATACATTCGTTTTTATGTATCTGTATTACATTGGTATTCATTGTATAAGTTCTGCTATATGGTAAAAATTATAATTATCTAATGTGTTACTAATCAATTGCAAAGATAGCTACTACCCTATACAATGTTAGTCTGCTGAACGTAATACTTAGATAAAACATCCATAGTGATGTTACACAAATTTAGTACCTAAAATTCAGTGAAACGTACGGATACCAGCCATCGCTGGAGTGTCCCATCACAAATCGCACAACTGTGAGTGATGCCGGAGCAAAATAAACCCCTCCCCCAACGCCATGGTGCCATATTGTTGAGGTTTCGTCACGTTTCCAAACCCTGCCGACATCGTAAAAACCAAGCAAGCCAACTTGTCCGGGTAAAACGTAACTTACCAAATCGCCAAGCTTTGCCCTGAGCTCCAGGTTGTTGTAAAACATATGCTCGCCGGCAAACCTGAATTGACGGTAACCCAACAGATTCCCTTGTCCACCTAAAAACAAAGCCTGGTAAAATGCGGGTTTACCAATGGTAACTCCTCCACCGAAACGATCGGCCAAAATGAAGTTTTTTCTGCCATCTAAATTTTTATATAAGGCAATGCTGCCCGTAACCTGGGCTATAGAATTAGAATATTTATTTATGCCTTTATAGCCTAATAGTTTAAAATCTACGAAGCTACCTAAGGTTGGTAATAAATCATTATCACGTGTATTGTTGGTGAAATTCACAAATGCACCGGCAAACATTTTTTCGTTGCGTACGGTTAAACTATCTGATGAGTGTAGCTGGGAAGTATTTTCGATAAAGCGGCCATCGTTATCTTCCTGATTATATTTGTAATACTGAAATGCCGGGCCAACGCTAAAAGTAGATTTAGGACGGCGCCAGCGAATGGCAGCATCTACCTGGTACAGGTTAAAACGTGCGCGGTAGTACCTGATATCATCGCCATGTTCATCGAAATGGGTTTCATTACCAAAACCAAAGAAATTCTGTGTGTTGTTTGGTGCGAAGGCATCGGCTTTCAAAACAAAATCGCCTTTACCTAAAGCTTTTAACCACTCACCTTTATAATTAAACCTGAAAGCTTTAGTCGAAAATGAATGCAAAAAGGAAATAGTCTGCGAATTGCCATAAGGTTGCTTTCTAAAACCAGGATTGGTTTGTTTATAGATTAAACCCAATAAAATCCCATCATCCTGATTATAACCAGCATTTAATAACCATGAATTCCGGCGGTACATATCTTTTGGGATATAGCTAAAGTTGGCAGTATCGTTTGAGATAATTTTCCTGATCTTATTGGCATCCTCCCCATTATAAGTTGCCTTATCAGTTCTGCCGTATAATTTAACAGATCCGTTACTGTTTGCAAAATCATAAACTTTAGTGCCCTTTCCACCAATAATCCGCAGTTTAATATTCGAATTTTTGTTGTTTAGGATCAGGCTATCGTTACCGTTGTGCATGTACACCCTGATCTCTTTGGTTACTTTAGGATCAAATTTCCGGTCGAAAAGCTCATCTTTAATATTACCTTCTTTAGAAATTTTATTGATTTTTACACGTAGCCCATCTTTTTCAGCATCGGTAATCTGAATCAGTTCATTCTTATTGGTCACTTCAATATCTACAATGCGGTTAAAGAAATGATAATACTGCTTCATTAATTTTGGCAACGTTGCTATGCGGTTACGCATCTGTGCCAAAAAGGCATCGTGATGTAATGAATAACTAGGTTCAGGAAGTTTTTTCAATGCTTTTTCAAAAACCGCATCGTTATAATTTGCGCAGAAATCTTTTACAATTTTATCAAATTCCTCCTCGTCGATATTGGCTGTCCAGCGGCTGCTGATTTCCCTTCCTTCCCATAAAAACCAATTGATATCTTTTATACCACGTTCGTAACCCTGCATCATCGGTAATAATGACGAAGATTGGGTATAGCGTTGTAAAAAGCCATCAGATCTGAAAAATACCTGATCGCGATCTCTTGGCACCGGCGAATAAAGCGAGCCATCTTTAGTCTTCGTTTCTTTCCAGCGCCACTGGTCTTCGTGTCTGTCCCAATCGCCCAATAATACATCAAATGCCCTTGCCTTAACCCAGGCAGGTCCATCTAATTTATTGTCGTTATCTTCGGTTAGTTTTTTATCCATTTTCGGCGAACTGTCTGATTCTCCGGTTGGTTCCCGTTCTTCGAATAAACACAAAGTATTGGCAAATGCCGATTCAAATTCGCCCAGATTATCATCAGGAGAAACCCAGCCAATAATCGGATTGCTATGTGCAATGCCACCAGCTTTAGCAAGTTCAGGAACTACCAATGCCGAAAACGGATGCTGTGCTGACATATTATCTTTTATAATATCTTTCGCGAAAGTTTCCCGTAATGCAGCAGGTAATAGTACTTCAGGATATTTTTCAACACTGCGCAATACGTATTCTTTGCCGTTTTTGTCTTCTAAGCGCAAAGACCGTGATTGATTACCACCGCCACGTTGCGTAGCCTTTAAGCCGCCCATCATTTGAGAAACCCTTAGTACCGGAACTTTCGTTTTTGCAGCATATTCTTTACGGTAATTTTCGCCAAAAATAAAACGATGAAAACGACCAACGCTATCATACTCAGGCTTAATGCGTACAAAAATACTGTCGGCAGTAATTGGTTTGTCTCTATTTCTTGTTTTTTGAGGAATGGTTTCGAACTTTTTAACGTAACTATAAACTTTTTTAACGCTCGTATCCGAATAAATATAATATTCGTAGCGCATATCATTGTTTTTTAACTGATCGGCTACTACATATCCCTGTTGCATTTCATGGAACAAAGAAGTTTTACCTTCCTTATTGGGCGATACTTTTGATCCCGAACCACTGATAATCTGCAATTGTTTTCCTTTAATTAACTGTAAACCATGTTCATGCCCGGCCACATAAGTTACATTCGGATAATCGCCAAATACACCGGTTACTGATTTAATCATATCCTTATAAGCCGGATGATTTAAATCTTCAGGGCTCAGTAAGGTAGAACGTAATAAAGGATAAACAGAACCTAAACCAGGCAAAGGGATATATAGATTTTTGTTCAAAGATGTTAACGGAAACAGATGGTTCCGTAAGTTAAAATAACCACCATGCGGTCCGTAACTTTGAAAGGGATGGTGTGATGCCAGAAGAATTACTTTATCCTTATTTTCTTCTAATAACTGCTCCATTTTTACCAGCACCTCATCTTTGGTACGGCAGTCGCAATCGCCATCAGGATTAGATTTATTGTAGGGGAACAGCCACCATTCACTATCGTAAGCAATGATGGTAAGTTTATCGGTTAATTTAATGGCTACGGGATCGGGACAACCGTTATCGGGAATCAGTTTCAGTAAAGGATCGTTCTGTTCCCTAAGGTAATCGCCCTGGGCTTTTATTTTGGCAAGTCCTTTAGGACCGGATTTATCCCAATCGTGGTTGCCGGGAATAAAATAAACCGCAGCGCCCATATTACGCATCGGTTCGAACTGCGAACGCAGAATCTTTTTGGTTTCCTCTTCGTCTATACTTCCCGGCAAGCCCATTCCGGTTGGGTAAATATTATCGCCCAGATATACAACGGTTGTTTTTTTTGGAAGGATCTGCTTTGCAGCGTTTTTTAAATCCTGCATTTGGGCAGGGTTCATTTCGCCTGCGTCGCCAAAAAGAATTACACGGTATTTTACATCATCCTGCGCAAAGGCAATGAAGTTGATTAAAAATAAGATGTTAAAAAGGGTAAATCTTTTAATCATAGACTAAGCGTTTGTATAAAGGTAGTTATTTTAAAATTTATTTTATTTCTCATTAGCATCGTTCCAAAAAAGATCGTCATTGCGAGGAGGAACGACGAAGCAATCTATCATGCTAGTGATCCTTGCTATAAAGATTGCTTCGTCGGCTGAAAAAGCCTTCTCGCAATGACGATCCCTCGGGGAGATTTATTTAAAGGTAGCAACTCCACCATTAAATTCTACTGTCATTTATATTGATTTTATAAATATATACCCCTACCATAGACAAAATCTATCAGTACGGCCATCATACGATAGCTATCGGATCTCGCGCAGGCGGGAATCTTAAAGCGCTTGCATTACGATTATTCATAAGTTTCCCTTGTTTCAAAGGCATTTATGATCACTCCGTGATTCCCAATCAAGTTGGGAATGACGATTCCTCGCAACTTATAATACGATCGCGTTAGGATACCTCTACCAAATTTACTTTTTCAATTTAAACAGTAAAATATTACCAGCGGCTAGGGTCCCACCCTCATTAGAGATATAAAGGTTATTATCTCGATCAAAGGCAATGCCTTCTGGCTGGTTAAATAACTTCGGATCTAAGGGATGTGTTGTTTTAACTTTGAAATCAGCATCGGTAATAACAAGTACCTTGTTTACTGAAGAAAGTACATACCACTCATTGGTTTTTGGATTTTTTGCCAGTGCAGATGGCCGGAACTTTGATTTTGAACTTCCAGATGCTTTTTCGATCGCTTTATGCGAAAGGCTAAATTCTCCTGCTGCTGTTAGCGAAGCATCATCAGCAACTTTAAAACCATAAATACTGGAAGCTTTTGCTTTAGAATCGGGTTTGCTATCTTTAGTCAGCACATAAATCATGTTGTTTTTTTCATCTGCCGCCAATCCTTCATACTCTGCTTTGGGCACAAGATCTTTGGTTTTGGTTACATTGGCGGCTTCTGGCTTGCCTACTTCAGCAATTGGAAAAGTATGCAGTTCGCCATTGCTTTTTAACACAATGAAATAATTTTTGATGATGGTTACATCTTCATAATCGCCTTTGCCACCAAATTTCGTAAATTTTGACTCTTTATCGCCCAAACCTAAGTGAAAGAGGTCTCCATCTTCATCCTGTATTGCAAATACTTCTTTTGGATCGCCATTATGAAATACAATGCCTGAAATTTCGAAGAGATTTTGAGGCATATTGTACGTTACCGGATTGGCCAGATCATAAGGTAAATCTGATTTTGCTGCCCCGCTGGTTGAAGCTGTTGTACTTGTTGAATCATTTTGTTTATCATCGCGGTTACCGTTTACACACGATACGCTAAAAAAAGCTGAAGCGACTAAAAGACCTGAAGCCAAAAAAGTTTTATTGTATTTCATAAGGGTAAAAATTTAATGTCCTTGGTCTGTGAGGACACAGACCAAGGCACTTTATTTATTTTTCAATAATTCATAAATATCATGCTGGGAGGAAACAAGAACCCCGCCAGTTTTAACAGGAATATTATTCATGTTTTCATCAATACAAACCGCCTGCACGTTATCTTGTTTTTGGATTTCGATAATAGCTCTTATTTCCTCCTTAATCTGCTCGTTATAAATCGGAAAGCAAACTTCAATTCTTCTATAGATATTCCTGTTCATCCAATCAGCAGAGCCCAGGTAAACGTCATATTTACCTAAGTTGTTAAAAACAAAAACACGTCCGTGTTCCAGATAACGATCTACAATACGGGTGACTTTAATGTTTTCGCTCATCCCCGCTACACCTGGAATCAGGCGGCAAATGCTCCGCACAATCATTTCGATCTTTACACCCGCTGCCGAAGCCTCGTAAAGTTTATTGATTAAAACCTTCTCCTCCAGGTTGTTCATTTTAATGGTAATACCGGCTGGTTTACCTTGCTTGGCATGTTCAATTTCCCTGTCGATCAGGTTAAGAAAACCCTGCTGCAAATTAAACTGAGCCACCAATAAGTGATTAAATTTAACCTGGTCTGAAGAGGTAGGTTTAATCCTTTTGGCCAGAAAAATAAACAGTAGCTCTACCTCACGCAGCATTTCTTTATTGGCCGTCATTAAAATATGATCGGTATAAAAAGCAGCTGTGCTTTCATTAAAATTTCCGGTAGCAAACAAACCAGAATAACGCATTCTGTTACCAACCTGGCGTTTCACCAAAGCTACCTTGGCATGAACTTTTAAAGCAGTAACACTGTAAATAATATCAACGCCAACTTCTTTCATTTTTTTTGCCCACTTGATGTTATTGGCTTCATCAAAACGGGCTTTTAGCTCAACCAAAACTGTCACTTTTTTGCCGTTTTTTGCTGCGCTGATTAAAGCGTTAACAATTTTCGAATCGCTGGCCACGCGATATAACGTAACGTAGATCTCCCTAACTTCAGCATCAATAGCGGCTTCGTTAAAAAAGCGCAACACACTATCGTAACTCTGGTAAGGTGTGTGTACAATAATATCATTTTTGTAAATAGCCTCGGTTAACGATCCATCTATTAAATCGGTATTGCAGATTTTTGGCCAGTTTTGGTTGGATAACTTTGACGAACTAACCGGAAAACCCATAAAATCTTTCAGGTTATGGTACTGCCCGCCTTCTATCCTATTGGCTTTTTTTAAATTGAAAAGTTTTTTAAGCAGTTCAAATACATTGGCCGGTATGCCGGGCTGGTGAAGAAAACGTGTCGCCAAACCCGAATCACGCTTTAGCAATTGTTTTTCCAGCTGCTCTGATAAACTACCGGAATATTCATCTTTCAGGTCTATTTCAGCATCTCTGGTGATTTTGAAACTATAACATCCGGTCACTTCACCTTGCGGAAAAATACGGTCTAAATGAAAACGCACAATATCATCCAGAAACACCACAAAGGTTTCATCACCTGATTCGATCTTATAAAAACGGGGTAACTGATTGGAAGGGATATTTAAAATAATTACTTCTGCATCTTCTTTATTTTTTAGTGTAATCAGAAAATACAGCTCATTATTGGAAGGAAAAAAATCGGAATCCGCATTGAGGTAAACAGGCTGCAAAAAGGCCATTACCTGGCTTAAAAAATACCTGGTTATGCTTTTCTCAATTTCTGCGGGGAATGGCGCTCCGTAAATTAAGTTTATCTTATTTTCTTTGAGCAAGGGAATAAGCTCTGATTTAAGCACCTTACCGTAACGCTGCTGCTGACCGGAAATGAGCTGATTGGCTGTATTCAACAAATTTTCATCAATCCTGATATCGTTATCTTCCTTATTGCTCAGTTTCTCTAAGGCGAGCAATACAGGCATGCGTACGCGATAAAACTCATCAAGGTTAGAAGAAAATATCGACAGGAATTTAATGCGTTCTAAAAGCGGAACGGTACTGCGCTCTGCTTCCATTAAAATACGCTCGTTAAACTTTAGCCAGCTTAAATCTCTGTTAAAAAAAGAGCTTTCTACAATCTGTTCCATTAAAGTTTACCGTAAGCTGCGTAAGCAATTACAAATGCAAATACTGCTGCAATTAAACCAAACATGAAAATATTATAGGCCAGTCGGATCAGCTTATACTTTCTGCCTAAAACTACACCCTGCGAGTATACATCGGTAATTAAGGTTCCATATAAAAAATCTTTATCGTTCATCACCTTAATCATCCCGTCGGTATAACTTGGCAAACTCATTTTATAAAAGTTACCAAAAAA
This genomic interval carries:
- a CDS encoding SdiA-regulated domain-containing protein, with protein sequence MKYNKTFLASGLLVASAFFSVSCVNGNRDDKQNDSTSTTASTSGAAKSDLPYDLANPVTYNMPQNLFEISGIVFHNGDPKEVFAIQDEDGDLFHLGLGDKESKFTKFGGKGDYEDVTIIKNYFIVLKSNGELHTFPIAEVGKPEAANVTKTKDLVPKAEYEGLAADEKNNMIYVLTKDSKPDSKAKASSIYGFKVADDASLTAAGEFSLSHKAIEKASGSSKSKFRPSALAKNPKTNEWYVLSSVNKVLVITDADFKVKTTHPLDPKLFNQPEGIAFDRDNNLYISNEGGTLAAGNILLFKLKK
- a CDS encoding BamA/TamA family outer membrane protein; this translates as MIKRFTLFNILFLINFIAFAQDDVKYRVILFGDAGEMNPAQMQDLKNAAKQILPKKTTVVYLGDNIYPTGMGLPGSIDEEETKKILRSQFEPMRNMGAAVYFIPGNHDWDKSGPKGLAKIKAQGDYLREQNDPLLKLIPDNGCPDPVAIKLTDKLTIIAYDSEWWLFPYNKSNPDGDCDCRTKDEVLVKMEQLLEENKDKVILLASHHPFQSYGPHGGYFNLRNHLFPLTSLNKNLYIPLPGLGSVYPLLRSTLLSPEDLNHPAYKDMIKSVTGVFGDYPNVTYVAGHEHGLQLIKGKQLQIISGSGSKVSPNKEGKTSLFHEMQQGYVVADQLKNNDMRYEYYIYSDTSVKKVYSYVKKFETIPQKTRNRDKPITADSIFVRIKPEYDSVGRFHRFIFGENYRKEYAAKTKVPVLRVSQMMGGLKATQRGGGNQSRSLRLEDKNGKEYVLRSVEKYPEVLLPAALRETFAKDIIKDNMSAQHPFSALVVPELAKAGGIAHSNPIIGWVSPDDNLGEFESAFANTLCLFEEREPTGESDSSPKMDKKLTEDNDNKLDGPAWVKARAFDVLLGDWDRHEDQWRWKETKTKDGSLYSPVPRDRDQVFFRSDGFLQRYTQSSSLLPMMQGYERGIKDINWFLWEGREISSRWTANIDEEEFDKIVKDFCANYNDAVFEKALKKLPEPSYSLHHDAFLAQMRNRIATLPKLMKQYYHFFNRIVDIEVTNKNELIQITDAEKDGLRVKINKISKEGNIKDELFDRKFDPKVTKEIRVYMHNGNDSLILNNKNSNIKLRIIGGKGTKVYDFANSNGSVKLYGRTDKATYNGEDANKIRKIISNDTANFSYIPKDMYRRNSWLLNAGYNQDDGILLGLIYKQTNPGFRKQPYGNSQTISFLHSFSTKAFRFNYKGEWLKALGKGDFVLKADAFAPNNTQNFFGFGNETHFDEHGDDIRYYRARFNLYQVDAAIRWRRPKSTFSVGPAFQYYKYNQEDNDGRFIENTSQLHSSDSLTVRNEKMFAGAFVNFTNNTRDNDLLPTLGSFVDFKLLGYKGINKYSNSIAQVTGSIALYKNLDGRKNFILADRFGGGVTIGKPAFYQALFLGGQGNLLGYRQFRFAGEHMFYNNLELRAKLGDLVSYVLPGQVGLLGFYDVGRVWKRDETSTIWHHGVGGGVYFAPASLTVVRFVMGHSSDGWYPYVSLNFRY
- a CDS encoding GAF domain-containing protein, which produces MKTEKSVKSEFYRFLLQKIEKDDVLLGNISAEELSKYKDTLELIFTILTPLMDNEDDLFWALSTPIPDQIFFSTNAFYKFFKDHDPKNKVTKDNEPVEKKQLKFIYNVILGRFYNFTPVLKNEIIYAHINPETKLTQYYNIQTDTKFVEIMHKGDLPELNFEALGKHFQEETELEFLVENLPLKNFHFEGFSIISITDVTLQHSIEGIRSALADHNYQTEAYTHVIHALKTLSGNSKLEFGLMPFLTVNNKLVFDNQEFSQSKLINSAKASNLEEEVFYSLVDKYKENPRAIFVGAINDDQIEKDPFLKVLKAAGVCSYSVLPIYYNKELAGVLEVYSNDKVAVDDKLLSRLRPAMPLIGQLFQYSIEEFNAKMDEILMDKFTALQPSVQWKFNEAVWHFLQQNNGYHKLKEIETVTFKHLYPLFGAIDIRNSTIERNRALKDDMGVQLNTLIDTLKQICKHVSLALIDKLIFNCKDWIKRIGDFASSNEESQLNEFLEVEVYPFLSIIKGNHPETAAVIDKYFEVVVPETGAAFENRRQLEVSMQLINTEVSQYLEKSQSKLQASYPCYFAKFRTDGVEYDIYIGQDIAPEKPFDLLYLKNIRLWQLTSMVDIARLSNSLIAEMPRALETTQLIFIHSNAIDISFRNDERRFDVEGAYNIRYEVVKKRIDKVLIKGTTERLTQPHKISMVYFNPEEAKEYIEYIKYMQVQGYLNDDLEQLELDELQGVSGLKALRVGIKYPENKVTTRTDAAKKLKPKEIKSIEEEIEKVLQH
- the ppk1 gene encoding polyphosphate kinase 1 — its product is MEQIVESSFFNRDLSWLKFNERILMEAERSTVPLLERIKFLSIFSSNLDEFYRVRMPVLLALEKLSNKEDNDIRIDENLLNTANQLISGQQQRYGKVLKSELIPLLKENKINLIYGAPFPAEIEKSITRYFLSQVMAFLQPVYLNADSDFFPSNNELYFLITLKNKEDAEVIILNIPSNQLPRFYKIESGDETFVVFLDDIVRFHLDRIFPQGEVTGCYSFKITRDAEIDLKDEYSGSLSEQLEKQLLKRDSGLATRFLHQPGIPANVFELLKKLFNLKKANRIEGGQYHNLKDFMGFPVSSSKLSNQNWPKICNTDLIDGSLTEAIYKNDIIVHTPYQSYDSVLRFFNEAAIDAEVREIYVTLYRVASDSKIVNALISAAKNGKKVTVLVELKARFDEANNIKWAKKMKEVGVDIIYSVTALKVHAKVALVKRQVGNRMRYSGLFATGNFNESTAAFYTDHILMTANKEMLREVELLFIFLAKRIKPTSSDQVKFNHLLVAQFNLQQGFLNLIDREIEHAKQGKPAGITIKMNNLEEKVLINKLYEASAAGVKIEMIVRSICRLIPGVAGMSENIKVTRIVDRYLEHGRVFVFNNLGKYDVYLGSADWMNRNIYRRIEVCFPIYNEQIKEEIRAIIEIQKQDNVQAVCIDENMNNIPVKTGGVLVSSQHDIYELLKNK